From the Arctopsyche grandis isolate Sample6627 chromosome 11, ASM5162203v2, whole genome shotgun sequence genome, one window contains:
- the LOC143919149 gene encoding lipid droplet-regulating VLDL assembly factor AUP1-like: MWNPYTAFHIHLLPVVERADKESSEDFANRTQKIIADFLKIEATEYSNNELRELVAARDAEQNRISTSSGTVRNRLASPTSIHPDLQRMAAQVKEILPAVPLSVITKDLGRTQSIDVTLTNILEGIVPYTPEETCEQARESPAGPSQPLCPPPPLRTAAATFPRTAHDRQLSYQERKAQLIEAARRRYIEKHGLKNC, from the exons ATGTGGAATCCGTACACCGCTTTCCACATCCACCTACTTCCGGTAGTCGAAAGAGCCGACAAAGAATCATCGGAGGACTTTGCCAACAGGACGCAGAAAATCATCGCCGATTTTCTCAAA aTTGAAGCAACAGAATACTCTAATAATGAGCTTCGCGAATTGGTGGCAGCTCGTGACGCGGAACAGAACCGTATTAGCACGTCGAGCGGAACCGTACGGAATCGGCTCGCCTCCCCGACTTCGATCCATCCGGATTTGCAACGTATGGCGGCGCAGGTGAAAGAGATTCTTCCGGCCGTGCCGCTCTCGGTCATCACTAAAGATCTCG GACGCACTCAAAGTATCGACGTTACCTTGACGAATATATTGGAAGGTATTGTTCCGTACACGCCGGAGGAGACTTGCGAACAGGCTAGAGAATCGCCTGCGGGACCTTCGCAGCCGTTGTGTCCTCCGCCGCCTCTGCGGACGGCAGCCGCTACGTTCCCGCGAACTGCCCACGACCGTCAGCTGAGCTATCAAGAGAGAAAGGCGCAGCTGATCGAGGCTGCTCGACGTAGATATATAGAAAAACATGGCCTTAAAAACTGTTGA